A single genomic interval of Adhaeribacter pallidiroseus harbors:
- a CDS encoding alpha/beta hydrolase family protein codes for MKLLLRPVILVFTFFSLGNLHAAAQEIDTAMLCRGTYSTEAEGKAALEKMAATYHDKTTWEKRAAIIRQGLISGGELTNLPTKNPLKPIIHSKRVYNGYTVENVAFESFPGFFVTGNLYRPTVKKATYPAILSPHGHSSNPATMGRFLESVQKRCATLARMGAIVFTYDMLGYGESDQSVHKMPQVHPKTITIQVNNGMRAIDFLISLPQVDPKRIGVTGESGGGTQTFLLTALDKRVAVSVPVVMVSAHFFGGCNCESGLPIHKSAHHQTNNVEIAALAAPRPMLLVSDGKDWTKNTPTVEYPYIRHIYKLYNQENLVQNVHLPNEGHDYGSSKRQAAYAFLAKHLNLDTNLVKTSNGVIDESFVTVEDRAKLLVWNASHPKPANAISGDEALNTMLTANNKNAER; via the coding sequence ATGAAGCTACTATTACGACCCGTTATACTGGTTTTTACCTTCTTCTCTTTGGGGAACTTACATGCGGCGGCGCAGGAAATAGATACCGCTATGTTGTGCCGGGGAACTTACTCTACCGAAGCCGAAGGCAAAGCGGCTCTGGAAAAAATGGCGGCTACTTACCACGATAAAACTACCTGGGAAAAAAGGGCGGCCATAATCCGGCAAGGCCTAATTTCGGGCGGTGAGCTGACTAATCTGCCCACGAAGAATCCTTTAAAACCAATTATCCACAGCAAACGCGTGTACAATGGATACACCGTGGAGAACGTGGCTTTCGAAAGCTTTCCGGGTTTCTTTGTAACCGGTAATTTGTACCGGCCCACCGTAAAAAAAGCTACTTACCCGGCTATATTATCCCCGCACGGCCATTCCAGCAATCCGGCCACTATGGGTCGTTTTCTGGAATCGGTGCAAAAGCGCTGCGCTACTTTAGCCCGCATGGGTGCTATTGTTTTTACTTACGACATGCTGGGCTACGGCGAATCAGACCAGAGCGTCCACAAAATGCCCCAGGTTCACCCGAAAACCATTACCATTCAGGTAAACAACGGCATGCGGGCAATTGATTTTTTAATTTCGTTACCGCAAGTTGACCCCAAACGAATTGGCGTAACCGGCGAATCAGGCGGCGGTACCCAAACTTTTTTACTGACTGCTTTAGACAAACGGGTAGCGGTATCGGTACCGGTAGTAATGGTTTCGGCGCATTTTTTTGGCGGTTGCAACTGCGAAAGCGGTTTACCAATTCACAAAAGCGCGCATCACCAAACCAACAATGTAGAAATTGCCGCCTTAGCTGCTCCCCGACCTATGTTGTTAGTATCCGATGGGAAAGATTGGACCAAAAACACGCCTACGGTAGAATACCCGTACATCCGCCACATTTATAAACTCTATAATCAGGAAAACCTGGTACAAAACGTACATCTGCCCAACGAAGGCCACGATTACGGCAGCAGTAAACGCCAGGCTGCTTACGCTTTCCTGGCCAAACATTTAAATTTAGATACTAACCTGGTAAAAACCAGCAACGGGGTGATCGATGAAAGTTTTGTTACCGTAGAAGATCGGGCTAAATTGCTGGTTTGGAATGCCAGTCATCCTAAACCGGCAAACGCTATTTCCGGCGACGAAGCCTTGAATACAATGCTAACAGCCAATAACAAGAACGCAGAGAGGTGA
- a CDS encoding sugar phosphate isomerase/epimerase family protein codes for MAEERKNLKKLCIHTITTKPWPIETAAQEFSAAGIGGITVWRDALAGRNIRQTGNRLRDLNLEVVSLCRGGFFPALTPEGRQKAIQDNLNAIDEAEALGAPMVVLVCGSAPGQSLADSRKQIQDGIAACLPHAEAANVKLTIEPLHPMYAGDRSAVNTLAQANDMAEALNSAHVGIAVDVYHLWWDPDLETQIKRCAANNHLSAFHICDWKTPTLDMLNDRGLMGEGCIDLKQIRGWVEKTGFTGFHEVEIFSNLYWQQEQSQFLEKIMAAYQQHA; via the coding sequence ATGGCCGAAGAAAGAAAAAATTTAAAAAAATTGTGCATCCACACCATTACCACCAAACCCTGGCCCATTGAAACCGCCGCGCAGGAGTTTTCGGCAGCAGGTATTGGCGGCATAACCGTTTGGCGTGATGCTTTAGCGGGCCGCAATATCCGGCAAACCGGTAACAGGCTCCGGGATTTAAATCTGGAAGTAGTATCCCTGTGCCGGGGCGGCTTTTTCCCGGCGCTCACCCCGGAAGGACGACAAAAAGCCATTCAGGATAATTTAAATGCCATCGACGAAGCCGAAGCGTTAGGTGCGCCTATGGTCGTATTGGTGTGCGGTTCCGCTCCCGGACAATCCTTAGCGGATTCCCGGAAGCAAATTCAGGATGGCATTGCGGCTTGTTTACCCCACGCGGAAGCGGCCAACGTAAAACTGACCATTGAACCCTTGCACCCCATGTACGCCGGCGACCGGTCGGCGGTAAATACTTTAGCCCAGGCCAACGACATGGCCGAAGCTTTAAACTCCGCCCACGTCGGCATTGCCGTGGATGTATATCATTTGTGGTGGGATCCGGATCTGGAAACCCAGATAAAACGGTGCGCGGCCAATAACCACTTATCGGCCTTTCACATTTGTGACTGGAAAACTCCCACTCTGGACATGCTCAACGACCGCGGTTTAATGGGCGAAGGGTGCATTGATTTAAAACAAATTCGCGGCTGGGTAGAAAAAACGGGTTTTACGGGCTTTCACGAAGTAGAGATTTTTTCGAACCTGTACTGGCAGCAAGAGCAGTCGCAGTTTTTAGAAAAAATCATGGCGGCGTACCAACAGCATGCCTGA
- a CDS encoding glycoside hydrolase family 88 protein: MIQIQNSLQAADLQPLLQKFWELSGQKIKNIEQHYATSQGSPVFTVKGQYTTRGWTEWTQGFHFGSAILQFDATGEIEFLEAGRQKTVAVMAPHVSHIGVHDHGFNNVSTYGNLLRLMYEGKSPYNEWEKNFYELALKISGAVQASRWTTTKNGGFIHSFNGPHSLFVDTIRSCRALMVSHQLGHVLQAENDIKINLLERALQHCQATAQYSVYYGEGRDSYDLWGRTAHESIFNTRDGNYRAPNSQQGYTGFSTWTRGLAWAMCGFAEELEFLQTISDTELLHFGGRSEIEAYLLKAAQATCDFYLAHTPVDGIPYWDTGAPKLHKLGNYLDQPADPFNNQEPVDASAAAIGAQGLLRLGKFLKNKGQTEAGNTYWQAGLTVVQTLLQEPYLSTDPHHQGILLHSVYHWPNGWDYVPEGSTIPYGESSMWGDYHIREVALYLHKLNNQEPYYTFYNCVQ, from the coding sequence ATGATTCAAATCCAAAACAGTTTACAAGCAGCTGATCTGCAACCTTTATTACAGAAGTTCTGGGAGCTATCCGGACAAAAAATTAAAAATATTGAACAACATTACGCTACCAGCCAGGGTTCGCCGGTATTTACGGTAAAAGGGCAATATACCACCCGCGGCTGGACCGAGTGGACCCAGGGATTTCATTTTGGCTCCGCCATTTTACAGTTTGATGCTACCGGCGAAATAGAGTTTTTAGAAGCAGGACGACAGAAAACGGTAGCAGTGATGGCGCCGCACGTGAGTCACATCGGCGTACACGATCATGGTTTTAACAACGTGAGTACTTACGGAAACCTGCTGCGGTTAATGTACGAAGGCAAATCGCCGTATAACGAGTGGGAAAAAAACTTTTACGAATTAGCGTTAAAAATTTCCGGCGCGGTCCAGGCCAGCCGCTGGACTACCACCAAAAACGGCGGTTTTATTCATTCCTTCAACGGGCCCCATTCTTTATTTGTGGATACCATCCGTTCCTGCCGGGCTTTAATGGTGAGCCACCAACTGGGCCATGTGCTGCAAGCCGAGAACGACATTAAAATAAACTTACTCGAAAGAGCTTTACAACATTGCCAGGCCACGGCGCAATATTCGGTGTATTACGGCGAAGGTCGCGATTCTTACGATTTGTGGGGACGCACTGCGCACGAAAGCATCTTTAACACCCGGGATGGCAATTACCGGGCACCCAATTCCCAGCAAGGCTACACTGGCTTTAGCACCTGGACCCGCGGTTTAGCCTGGGCCATGTGCGGCTTTGCCGAAGAACTCGAATTTCTGCAAACCATTTCCGACACGGAATTACTGCATTTTGGCGGCCGCTCAGAAATAGAAGCTTACCTGCTCAAAGCGGCCCAAGCTACTTGTGATTTTTATCTGGCCCACACGCCCGTAGATGGCATTCCTTACTGGGATACCGGTGCCCCGAAGCTGCATAAATTAGGCAATTACCTCGACCAACCGGCCGATCCTTTTAATAATCAGGAACCCGTGGATGCTTCGGCGGCGGCCATAGGAGCCCAGGGTTTACTGCGGTTAGGTAAATTTTTAAAAAACAAAGGCCAAACTGAAGCTGGCAATACGTACTGGCAGGCCGGATTAACCGTGGTACAAACCTTATTACAGGAACCTTACCTGAGCACCGATCCGCACCACCAGGGTATTTTGCTGCATTCCGTGTATCATTGGCCGAATGGCTGGGATTATGTACCCGAAGGCAGCACCATCCCCTATGGCGAATCTAGTATGTGGGGCGATTACCACATCCGGGAAGTAGCGCTTTACCTCCACAAACTGAATAATCAAGAACCTTATTACACCTTTTACAACTGCGTGCAATAA
- a CDS encoding PQQ-dependent sugar dehydrogenase: MRKNRGGFYRYSIPNKKFILIGFTGLSLLAGLQACINSEKANSKNRVVTQASSPITGSAVNLPVLSPTQPAQKPAKEVYATDEHVLIDGKQLFQSNCTACHNFEQKGIGPNLAGVTGRETKEWLTKFIPNAPAVIQSGDAHATKLVAEYKQVMPAFTSLTSENVEALLGYLHAQQPSPEDENSAKLGTPLRDPIPTKIPKSELLLSLESVTTAPATSEKIPTARINTMVVLPGKKKRVFLQDLRGKLYEMEGPTLREYLDISKERPAFIPTPGLATGFGSYAFHPDFYKNGLFYTTHTEKARTAPADFAYHDSIKVALQWVLTEWHLPDPHAPVFAGQGRELLRINMVNQIHGVQEITFNPFAKPGSPEYGLLYIGVGDGGAAEQKYSFLCNSNQTVWSTVLRIDPRGNNSKNKKYGIPTINPFAQDKDPSTLGEIYATGFRNPNRIYWSPDGKMLISDIGLTNIEELNIGKPGANYGWPAREGTFLLNYQGKMDKVYSLPADDAASHYTYPVVQFDHDEGNAFSAGFVYTGSIPALKNKYIFGDIVSGRVFFVDNHKLKLGQQATIQEFTLQFAGKNATFQDITGNKKTDLRFGVGLNNDLYLYTKTDGKIWRVNNCLLNKKI, translated from the coding sequence ATGAGAAAAAATCGCGGTGGGTTCTATCGTTACAGCATTCCTAATAAAAAATTTATTCTGATTGGATTTACGGGTTTAAGCTTATTGGCGGGATTACAAGCCTGTATTAATAGTGAAAAGGCTAATAGCAAAAATCGGGTAGTTACGCAAGCTTCCTCGCCAATTACCGGTTCCGCAGTTAACTTACCTGTTCTCAGTCCTACGCAACCAGCTCAAAAGCCCGCGAAAGAAGTATACGCCACCGACGAACACGTACTTATTGATGGCAAACAATTGTTTCAGAGTAATTGTACGGCTTGTCATAATTTTGAACAAAAAGGCATCGGCCCTAATTTGGCCGGCGTTACCGGGCGCGAAACCAAAGAATGGCTTACAAAATTTATTCCGAATGCGCCTGCCGTCATTCAATCGGGGGATGCCCACGCTACCAAACTGGTGGCGGAATACAAACAAGTAATGCCCGCTTTTACGTCATTAACTTCGGAAAATGTAGAGGCACTTTTGGGCTATCTGCATGCGCAGCAACCAAGCCCGGAAGATGAAAATAGCGCTAAACTGGGGACTCCCCTGCGGGACCCCATTCCTACCAAAATCCCCAAATCGGAATTATTGCTAAGCCTCGAATCTGTTACTACTGCTCCTGCTACTTCGGAAAAAATACCAACGGCTCGTATCAATACCATGGTAGTTTTGCCGGGTAAAAAGAAACGGGTTTTTCTGCAGGATTTGCGCGGCAAGCTTTACGAAATGGAAGGCCCTACCCTGCGGGAGTACCTGGATATAAGCAAAGAACGACCTGCTTTTATTCCTACTCCCGGTTTAGCCACTGGCTTTGGCAGTTACGCTTTTCACCCGGATTTTTACAAAAACGGTTTATTTTACACCACGCACACCGAAAAAGCCCGCACCGCTCCCGCCGATTTTGCCTACCATGATTCTATTAAAGTGGCGTTGCAATGGGTATTAACCGAGTGGCATTTACCCGACCCGCATGCGCCGGTTTTCGCCGGTCAAGGTCGCGAATTGTTGCGCATCAATATGGTAAATCAAATCCACGGGGTACAGGAAATTACGTTTAACCCTTTTGCTAAGCCGGGTTCGCCGGAGTATGGCTTGTTGTATATTGGTGTGGGCGATGGTGGCGCCGCTGAACAGAAATATTCGTTTTTGTGCAATTCCAACCAAACGGTGTGGAGTACGGTGCTGCGCATTGATCCAAGGGGCAATAACAGCAAAAATAAAAAATACGGCATTCCGACCATCAACCCGTTTGCCCAAGACAAAGACCCAAGTACTCTGGGTGAAATTTACGCGACAGGTTTCCGGAACCCCAATCGCATTTACTGGTCTCCGGACGGCAAAATGTTGATTTCGGACATTGGCCTGACCAATATTGAAGAGTTAAACATTGGTAAGCCCGGCGCCAATTATGGCTGGCCTGCCCGGGAAGGCACTTTTCTGCTGAACTACCAAGGGAAAATGGACAAAGTATACTCCTTACCGGCCGATGATGCTGCTTCTCATTATACCTATCCGGTGGTGCAGTTCGACCACGACGAGGGGAATGCTTTTTCGGCCGGCTTTGTGTATACCGGCAGCATTCCGGCTTTAAAAAACAAATATATATTTGGCGACATCGTAAGCGGGCGCGTTTTTTTTGTGGATAACCATAAGTTAAAATTAGGCCAGCAAGCCACTATTCAGGAATTTACGTTGCAATTTGCGGGCAAAAATGCCACCTTTCAGGACATAACCGGCAACAAGAAAACGGATCTTAGGTTTGGTGTCGGGCTGAACAACGATCTGTACCTTTATACCAAAACGGACGGCAAAATCTGGCGGGTAAATAATTGTTTGCTTAACAAGAAAATTTAA
- a CDS encoding ferritin-like domain-containing protein produces the protein MDKEKEIVSVVHHLIERAKDGEKGYRTASHDVHEEDLKSLFRQYAVQRDNMITELQDQLHQMGKTQDEGGSIEGTVHRTWLDLSSAIVARDRKRILSECERGEDYAVSAYEKALKADLPTNLKSIVEKQYQQVKEAHDHIRGLRDEA, from the coding sequence ATGGACAAAGAAAAAGAAATTGTTTCGGTGGTACACCACCTGATTGAACGCGCCAAAGATGGCGAAAAAGGATACCGGACTGCCTCGCACGATGTTCACGAGGAAGATTTAAAAAGTTTGTTCCGCCAGTACGCCGTGCAACGCGATAACATGATTACCGAACTACAAGATCAACTGCACCAAATGGGTAAAACCCAGGACGAAGGCGGTTCAATTGAAGGTACCGTTCACCGTACCTGGTTGGATTTATCTTCGGCTATTGTGGCCCGGGATCGGAAAAGAATCTTGTCGGAGTGCGAGCGCGGCGAAGATTACGCGGTATCGGCTTACGAAAAAGCGCTAAAAGCTGATTTGCCTACTAACTTAAAATCAATTGTAGAAAAACAATACCAGCAGGTAAAAGAAGCCCACGATCACATCCGGGGATTGCGCGACGAAGCTTAA
- a CDS encoding BaiN/RdsA family NAD(P)/FAD-dependent oxidoreductase, whose protein sequence is MRETIVVMGGGAAGFFGAITCAENNPTAQVILLEKTTKLLSKVRVSGGGRCNVTHHCFNPTQLAQFYPRGGKFLKNLFKSFGAAETVAWFQNRNVLLHTEPDGRMFPVTNDSDTIVNCLLQAAQKANITVETSLGVEKILPVFTAALPHFNLQLSNGKTLTANKVLITTGGAPKLESYQWLKDLGLHIQEPVPSLFTFNVPGSPLQELAGVAVPKAKVKIVGQQLENEGPLLITHWGFSGPAVLKLSAWGARLLQQLSYQFTILINWVPEHTEESLRAALMQYRHEFARRNVAAHPMFQLPQRLWKALINLAGINDQVKWAELPAKNQNKLLEQLHRAPFTVRGKTTFKEEFVTCGGVDVNELDPKTMQSKKIPGLYLAGEILDVDGVTGGFNFQAAWTTAFLAGKAMATN, encoded by the coding sequence ATGCGAGAAACAATTGTGGTAATGGGCGGTGGAGCCGCCGGTTTTTTTGGAGCTATTACCTGCGCCGAAAATAACCCAACGGCTCAGGTAATTTTACTCGAGAAAACTACTAAGTTACTTTCTAAAGTTCGGGTATCCGGGGGCGGGCGCTGCAATGTAACGCACCATTGCTTTAATCCTACGCAATTAGCGCAGTTTTACCCGCGGGGCGGGAAATTTTTAAAAAATTTATTCAAATCGTTTGGTGCTGCCGAAACCGTGGCCTGGTTTCAGAACCGGAACGTTCTGCTGCACACCGAACCCGACGGCCGCATGTTTCCGGTTACCAATGATTCCGACACCATTGTAAACTGCTTGTTGCAGGCGGCACAAAAAGCCAATATTACAGTGGAAACCAGTTTAGGCGTTGAAAAAATACTGCCTGTTTTTACCGCAGCGCTGCCTCATTTTAATTTGCAATTATCCAACGGAAAAACTTTAACCGCCAACAAAGTGCTTATAACCACCGGTGGCGCCCCTAAGTTGGAAAGTTACCAATGGTTAAAAGATTTAGGTTTACACATTCAGGAACCGGTCCCCTCGCTGTTTACTTTTAATGTGCCGGGCTCGCCTTTACAGGAATTAGCGGGAGTGGCGGTACCTAAAGCCAAAGTGAAAATTGTGGGCCAGCAACTCGAAAACGAAGGCCCCTTACTCATCACGCACTGGGGATTTAGTGGTCCGGCGGTACTCAAATTATCCGCTTGGGGGGCGCGCTTATTACAACAGTTAAGCTACCAGTTTACTATATTAATCAATTGGGTACCTGAACATACCGAAGAATCATTGCGGGCCGCGTTAATGCAGTACCGCCACGAGTTTGCCCGCCGGAACGTTGCCGCGCATCCCATGTTTCAATTACCGCAGCGCCTCTGGAAAGCTTTAATTAATTTGGCGGGCATTAACGACCAGGTAAAATGGGCCGAGCTGCCGGCCAAAAATCAAAATAAATTACTCGAACAATTACATCGGGCTCCTTTTACCGTACGGGGCAAAACTACTTTTAAAGAAGAATTTGTAACCTGCGGAGGCGTAGATGTAAACGAACTCGATCCCAAAACCATGCAAAGCAAGAAAATTCCGGGTTTATACCTGGCCGGCGAAATCCTGGATGTAGATGGGGTAACCGGTGGTTTTAACTTCCAGGCTGCCTGGACTACCGCTTTTCTGGCGGGTAAAGCCATGGCCACCAACTAA
- a CDS encoding SDR family oxidoreductase, giving the protein MKNLIERISILGCGWLGLPLAEQLVTAGYQVAGSTTTFEKLEILRQKNILPYQINLLDQANSETLLEFLETDCLIISFPPRLRAGLEKEYLPQIHFLKNALDHSSVKFVLFISSTSVYRDVNQVITENEPSDALDLASPLYQAEEIIRESSFYQTTVLRFGGLVGGSRQPGRFLAGKTQVPQPEAPVNLIHLNDCVGIIGQIISQRVFNEMFHAAADKHPSRQHFYTAAAQALNLEPPQFTESGPKAYKIISNAKLKAQLAYEFIYPDPMFFF; this is encoded by the coding sequence ATGAAAAATTTAATAGAACGAATAAGTATTCTGGGATGTGGCTGGTTGGGTTTACCGTTGGCAGAACAATTAGTTACGGCCGGCTACCAAGTGGCCGGCTCCACCACTACTTTCGAGAAATTAGAAATCCTGCGGCAAAAAAATATACTTCCTTACCAAATTAATCTTCTGGATCAGGCGAACTCCGAAACTTTACTGGAATTTTTAGAAACAGATTGCCTGATTATTAGCTTCCCACCCCGATTGCGGGCGGGTTTAGAAAAAGAGTATTTACCGCAGATTCATTTCTTAAAAAATGCCTTAGATCATTCCTCGGTTAAATTTGTGTTATTTATTTCTTCTACCTCGGTGTACCGCGACGTAAACCAGGTAATCACGGAAAATGAACCCAGTGACGCGTTGGATCTTGCCAGCCCTTTGTACCAAGCCGAAGAAATAATTCGAGAAAGCTCTTTTTACCAAACTACTGTTTTGCGATTTGGTGGTTTAGTAGGTGGCTCCCGCCAGCCGGGGCGTTTTTTAGCGGGTAAAACTCAGGTTCCGCAACCAGAAGCACCGGTTAACCTGATTCATTTAAATGATTGCGTAGGCATTATCGGGCAAATAATTTCCCAGCGTGTTTTTAACGAAATGTTTCATGCCGCCGCGGATAAGCATCCTTCCCGGCAGCACTTTTATACGGCAGCGGCGCAAGCATTAAACTTAGAACCACCCCAATTTACGGAGTCCGGACCAAAGGCGTATAAAATTATTAGTAACGCTAAATTAAAAGCGCAGCTTGCTTATGAATTTATTTACCCCGATCCCATGTTTTTCTTTTAA
- a CDS encoding YkvA family protein produces MSTLSDKGLEISKKAIFHMLVRRASTLLGKPVKIGLLLKEAYSKLINVKSDKSGLTQVKEIFFIFIRLVRAYINGSYRQIPTKSLLLGVATLLYLVMPLDIIPDFLPLIGYSDDLSVIAWFVTTFQSEITRFRSWETRNLEDEEPMVAVV; encoded by the coding sequence ATGAGCACACTTTCTGATAAGGGTTTAGAAATTTCGAAAAAAGCTATTTTTCATATGCTGGTACGGCGGGCTTCTACCCTGCTGGGCAAACCGGTTAAAATTGGGTTATTGTTAAAAGAAGCGTACAGCAAGCTAATCAACGTAAAAAGTGATAAAAGTGGGCTTACCCAGGTAAAAGAGATTTTCTTTATCTTTATCCGCTTGGTGCGGGCTTATATTAATGGTTCTTACCGGCAAATTCCTACCAAATCGCTCTTACTGGGTGTAGCTACTCTGTTGTATTTGGTGATGCCGCTGGATATTATACCGGATTTTTTACCACTAATTGGCTACTCCGACGATTTAAGTGTGATTGCCTGGTTTGTTACTACTTTTCAAAGCGAGATTACCCGGTTTAGAAGTTGGGAAACCCGAAACCTGGAAGACGAAGAGCCCATGGTAGCCGTAGTGTAA
- a CDS encoding DinB family protein — MIAKAPLTEVAPFYHRYLEQIPEGDIITLLQQQAEKLKTSLQDLPLETQDFAYGPGKWTIKEVLGHLVDTERIMAYRALCIARGEQQSLPGFEENEYVAHAAFGERELGSLLQEYRWQRQSNLVLFQSFPAETLQRSGRANNSPATVRGLITVIAAHEFHHMQILKDRYLLS; from the coding sequence ATGATTGCTAAAGCGCCTTTAACGGAGGTAGCTCCATTTTACCACCGCTACCTAGAACAAATTCCGGAAGGAGATATTATCACTCTTTTGCAGCAACAGGCAGAAAAGTTAAAAACCAGTTTGCAGGATCTACCCTTGGAAACACAAGATTTTGCTTACGGACCTGGCAAATGGACGATAAAAGAAGTACTGGGCCACCTGGTAGATACCGAGCGCATTATGGCTTACCGGGCCTTATGCATTGCCCGCGGCGAACAGCAGTCGTTGCCCGGCTTTGAAGAAAATGAATACGTAGCGCACGCCGCCTTCGGGGAACGCGAACTCGGTAGTTTACTACAGGAATACCGTTGGCAACGGCAAAGCAACCTTGTTTTGTTTCAAAGCTTTCCGGCTGAAACGCTTCAGCGTTCCGGAAGAGCAAATAATAGTCCGGCTACGGTGCGTGGCTTAATCACGGTTATTGCGGCGCACGAGTTTCATCATATGCAAATTTTAAAAGACCGCTATTTACTCTCTTAA
- a CDS encoding GNAT family N-acetyltransferase, whose translation MRLVELTARKPLDYKNFFLQGLRDHPDCFRTSPADELWAYFPTEGTTESFTLAAVSNQAEIMGVVSFERETSVNMRHKALLYRMYVGLNFAGQGIGKMLINNTINRARQLSGLEQIYLTVIATNTKAKNLYQSFGFESFSHEKNAIKTPAGNYYHEEQMVLFL comes from the coding sequence ATGCGCCTAGTGGAGTTAACGGCTCGAAAGCCGCTTGATTATAAAAACTTTTTTCTACAAGGTCTGCGCGACCATCCCGACTGTTTCCGGACCAGTCCGGCGGATGAGTTGTGGGCTTACTTCCCGACGGAAGGCACCACGGAAAGTTTTACGTTGGCCGCTGTTTCGAATCAGGCGGAAATTATGGGCGTTGTAAGTTTTGAGCGCGAAACTTCCGTAAATATGCGGCACAAAGCTTTATTGTATCGCATGTACGTGGGGCTGAATTTTGCCGGTCAAGGCATCGGAAAAATGTTAATTAATAATACCATTAACCGGGCTCGCCAACTTTCCGGTTTAGAACAAATTTATTTAACGGTAATTGCCACCAATACCAAAGCTAAAAACTTGTACCAAAGCTTTGGCTTCGAATCTTTTTCCCACGAAAAAAATGCCATTAAAACGCCGGCTGGCAATTATTACCACGAAGAACAAATGGTTTTATTTTTGTGA
- a CDS encoding PhoH family protein, translating into MTESQKTKRAPARKKNDAPPKIKKVFVLDTSVILYDHSAVEHFEEHDVAIPITVLEELDNFKKGNDIKNFEAREFIRFIDQLSHENKLQDWLPLTGKNKGKFRVVMTHDSPIDAEKVFNERKADHKILNSALQLQHEMPNHKVILVTKDINLRLKARALNLPAEDYETGKVQNVNSLYTGNDLLENVPASLITELYETGISANLEVLKQEPPDNHYYILKSYKNSVLSYYNPVERRLERVDKLSGYGIKPRNAEQAFALHAIMNPMVKLVTIQGVAGTGKTLLTLAGAIEQRRNYKQIYLARPIVPLSNRDIGFLPGDIKSKINPYMEPLWDNLKFISNQFVETSKEHQKIKELTEQEKLVITPLAYIRGRSLSNIFFIVDEAQNLTPHEIKTIITRAGENTKIVFTGDIYQIDTPYLDTQSNGLSYLIDKAKNHPLYAHITLLKGERSELANLANDLL; encoded by the coding sequence ATGACTGAATCCCAAAAAACTAAAAGAGCTCCCGCCCGCAAAAAAAACGATGCGCCCCCCAAAATAAAAAAAGTATTTGTGTTGGATACCTCCGTGATTTTGTACGACCACAGTGCCGTGGAACATTTTGAAGAACACGATGTTGCTATCCCGATTACGGTTCTGGAAGAACTTGACAATTTTAAGAAAGGAAACGATATTAAAAACTTTGAAGCCCGGGAGTTTATCCGCTTCATCGATCAGCTGTCGCATGAAAATAAGCTACAGGACTGGCTGCCTTTAACGGGCAAAAACAAAGGGAAATTCCGGGTGGTAATGACCCACGACTCGCCCATAGATGCCGAGAAAGTTTTTAACGAAAGAAAAGCCGACCACAAAATTTTAAATTCGGCGTTGCAGTTGCAACACGAAATGCCCAACCACAAAGTAATACTGGTTACCAAAGATATTAACCTGCGCCTGAAAGCCCGGGCCTTGAATTTGCCGGCCGAAGATTACGAAACCGGTAAGGTGCAAAATGTAAATTCGCTATATACCGGCAACGACCTGCTCGAAAACGTACCCGCCAGTTTAATTACCGAATTATACGAAACCGGGATTTCCGCGAATTTGGAAGTATTAAAACAAGAGCCGCCGGATAACCATTACTACATTCTTAAAAGCTACAAAAACTCGGTGCTGTCGTACTACAATCCCGTGGAGCGGCGACTGGAAAGAGTAGATAAATTATCGGGTTACGGCATTAAACCGCGCAATGCGGAACAAGCTTTTGCGTTGCACGCCATCATGAACCCAATGGTAAAGTTGGTAACCATACAAGGAGTAGCAGGTACCGGAAAAACCTTGTTAACCCTGGCCGGGGCCATTGAGCAACGCCGTAATTACAAACAAATTTATTTGGCGCGGCCCATTGTACCGCTCAGTAACCGCGATATTGGTTTTTTACCCGGCGATATTAAATCCAAAATAAACCCCTACATGGAGCCTTTGTGGGATAATTTAAAATTTATATCCAATCAGTTCGTGGAAACCAGCAAAGAACACCAGAAAATAAAAGAACTAACCGAACAAGAAAAACTGGTTATCACGCCCCTGGCTTACATTCGGGGCCGGAGCTTATCGAACATCTTTTTTATTGTGGATGAAGCCCAGAACTTAACGCCCCACGAAATTAAAACCATTATTACCCGGGCCGGCGAAAACACCAAAATTGTATTTACCGGCGATATTTACCAAATCGATACGCCTTACCTGGACACGCAAAGTAACGGCCTGTCTTATTTAATTGATAAAGCTAAAAACCACCCACTTTACGCCCACATTACCTTGCTCAAAGGAGAACGATCCGAATTAGCGAACTTAGCGAACGATCTGTTGTAA